A genomic segment from uncultured Alistipes sp. encodes:
- a CDS encoding LuxR C-terminal-related transcriptional regulator has translation MNNLAGYKPTARMRDLVNDNSALLLVMGRFGISLGFGDQSIREVCRVHHVDENTFLEVANFVSDREYHYDLVSLPSLIGYLKQAHEYFLDFNLPNIRRKLIESIDYSGSNDIAMLIVKFYDEYVTEVRRHMEYENEVVFTYVEQLSQGLLNRNYTISEFAGKHTPIGNKLKELKDIVIRYYPERNNYLLNAVLLDIILCEQDLTSHCMIEDKLFVPAVRHIELQIKQSGQVAYIDESENETSDRDKLEVLSDREKDIVVCVTKGMNNKEIADYLFLSVHTVTTHRRNISNKLQIHSTAGLIIYAIANKLVNIEDIPQK, from the coding sequence ATGAATAATTTAGCAGGCTATAAACCGACTGCCAGGATGCGTGATCTGGTCAATGACAACAGCGCATTGCTATTGGTAATGGGGCGCTTCGGCATATCGCTGGGTTTTGGAGACCAATCGATTAGGGAGGTGTGTCGGGTACACCATGTGGATGAAAACACATTTCTGGAGGTGGCCAATTTTGTTTCAGACAGAGAGTATCATTACGACTTGGTTTCTCTGCCGTCTCTGATCGGCTATTTGAAACAGGCACACGAATATTTTCTGGATTTCAACCTGCCCAATATCCGCCGTAAACTGATCGAATCGATCGATTATTCCGGGAGTAATGACATAGCGATGCTTATCGTGAAATTCTACGACGAATATGTAACAGAGGTTCGCAGACACATGGAGTATGAAAATGAAGTGGTCTTCACCTATGTCGAGCAACTGTCTCAGGGACTTCTGAATCGGAATTATACGATCTCGGAGTTTGCGGGCAAGCATACACCCATAGGGAATAAGCTCAAGGAGTTGAAAGATATTGTCATCCGTTATTACCCCGAAAGGAACAACTACCTGCTGAATGCCGTGCTGCTGGATATTATTCTGTGTGAACAGGACCTGACGTCACATTGCATGATTGAAGATAAGCTGTTTGTACCGGCAGTAAGGCATATAGAACTGCAGATAAAACAAAGCGGACAGGTCGCATATATCGACGAATCGGAAAATGAAACATCCGACAGAGATAAATTAGAGGTGCTCAGCGACAGGGAGAAAGATATTGTCGTATGCGTGACCAAAGGTATGAACAATAAGGAGATCGCCGATTATCTGTTTCTTTCAGTGCATACGGTGACAACTCATCGCCGCAACATATCCAATAAATTGCAGATCCATTCTACGGCAGGACTGATTATTTACGCCATAGCAAACAAACTGGTCAATATCGAAGATATACCCCAAAAGTAA
- a CDS encoding AMP-binding protein: protein MLQENLLKIYEKSFRENREMSALTDYFKDETFSYYEMAKEIAKLHLLFKKAGIKQGDKIALIGRNNPRWCITYLATITYGAVIVPILQDFTPADIIHIINHSESRLLFLGDNFWDVIEEDQIRQIEAVFSLTDFHAIYERDGKALTKFQRDILKNYRTKYPRGFSVNDIKYPDVPNDRVILLNYTSGTTGYSKGVMLTVNNLTGNVVFAMSALNTQTGQLYFQRGGRTLSFLPLAHAYGCAFDFLAPIAVGGHITLLGRIPSPKILIEAMAVVRPTIICCVPMILEKVYRKQVLPMLEKGPMSIAMKIPLLNSAIYSVIRKKLMDAFGGNVSIFIVGGAPMNQETESFLRKIHFPITIGYGMTECAPLISFAPDNEFKQASCGRYLKGLLEVKIDSPDPEHVAGEILVRGEHVMKGYYKNDKATKKVLDPDGWLHTGDMGTMDPDGTLYIRGRSKTMILSGNGQNIYPEEIEDKLNNMYLVLESLVLDAGNGKLKALVVPDYELADAEGVDKADLPQVMQKNLQELNAQLAAYERVSDIVIYPTEFEKTPKRSIKRYLYEPSLLNK, encoded by the coding sequence ATGTTACAGGAAAATCTACTGAAGATATACGAGAAGAGTTTCCGCGAAAACCGCGAAATGTCGGCCCTGACCGACTACTTCAAAGACGAAACCTTCTCCTATTATGAAATGGCCAAGGAGATCGCCAAACTCCATCTCCTCTTCAAGAAGGCCGGAATCAAACAGGGCGACAAAATCGCCCTGATCGGACGCAACAACCCCCGCTGGTGCATCACCTACCTGGCCACGATCACCTACGGTGCCGTCATCGTCCCGATCCTCCAGGACTTCACCCCCGCCGACATCATCCACATCATCAACCACTCCGAAAGCCGCCTGCTCTTCCTTGGAGACAACTTCTGGGATGTCATCGAAGAGGACCAGATCCGACAGATCGAAGCCGTCTTCTCGCTCACCGATTTCCACGCCATCTACGAACGCGACGGAAAGGCTCTTACCAAATTCCAGCGCGACATCCTCAAAAACTACCGCACGAAATACCCCCGCGGATTCAGCGTCAACGACATCAAGTATCCCGACGTCCCCAACGACCGCGTCATCCTGCTGAACTACACCTCCGGAACCACCGGGTACTCCAAGGGCGTGATGCTCACGGTGAACAACCTCACCGGAAACGTCGTCTTCGCCATGTCGGCGCTCAATACCCAGACCGGGCAACTCTACTTCCAGCGCGGCGGCCGAACCCTCTCGTTCCTGCCCCTGGCCCATGCCTACGGATGCGCCTTCGACTTCCTCGCTCCGATAGCCGTCGGAGGACACATCACACTCCTCGGACGGATCCCCTCGCCCAAGATCCTCATCGAGGCCATGGCCGTCGTCAGGCCCACGATCATCTGCTGTGTGCCGATGATCCTCGAAAAGGTATACCGCAAGCAGGTCCTCCCCATGCTCGAAAAGGGCCCCATGTCCATCGCCATGAAGATCCCCCTGCTCAATTCGGCCATCTACTCCGTCATCCGCAAGAAGCTCATGGATGCGTTCGGCGGAAACGTCTCGATCTTCATCGTCGGGGGCGCCCCGATGAACCAGGAGACCGAATCGTTCCTGCGCAAGATCCACTTCCCGATCACCATCGGCTACGGAATGACCGAATGCGCCCCGCTGATCAGTTTCGCCCCCGACAACGAGTTCAAGCAGGCATCGTGCGGCCGCTATCTCAAGGGGTTGCTCGAAGTGAAGATCGACTCCCCCGATCCGGAGCATGTCGCCGGGGAGATCCTCGTCCGCGGCGAGCACGTCATGAAGGGGTATTACAAGAACGACAAGGCGACGAAAAAGGTCCTCGACCCCGACGGATGGCTCCATACGGGCGACATGGGAACCATGGACCCCGACGGAACGCTCTACATCCGCGGACGCTCGAAGACCATGATCCTTTCGGGCAACGGGCAGAACATCTACCCCGAGGAGATCGAGGACAAGTTGAACAACATGTATCTCGTCCTCGAATCGCTCGTCCTCGATGCCGGAAACGGAAAACTCAAGGCCCTGGTGGTTCCGGACTACGAGTTGGCCGACGCCGAAGGGGTCGACAAGGCCGATCTCCCGCAGGTCATGCAGAAGAACCTCCAGGAACTGAATGCCCAGTTGGCCGCCTACGAGCGCGTCTCCGACATCGTGATCTACCCCACGGAGTTTGAGAAAACCCCCAAGCGCAGCATCAAACGCTATCTCTACGAACCCTCGCTGCTCAACAAATAG
- a CDS encoding YitT family protein produces the protein MNTKALLEPMGSWAWWRSWFLIFFGCSVMGAGFVLFVNPYNFVPGGVYGMGIVLHNLFPSIQVGTFGYMFDIPLMLIAMLVFGGGFGTRTVLAALYTPGFMNILTRLVYPTPEAVELLDPSQLLGGRLDLSNDLLLTCVIGAVVIGVGQGIVVRQQATTGGTDIVGMLLQKFAGIKFSTGIFLADGFVVLSGLAVIGFGLGTGEAASNGWMLTLYSLITIYISSRVVAYLLDGASYDKLLFIISDHHEEIKRFIIEDMERGATYLKGKGMFTDRDKDVIFLVISRKEVHLVQNRIREIDPRAFVVVTDAYETFGEGFKQFPDKNQIQAE, from the coding sequence ATGAATACAAAGGCATTACTCGAACCGATGGGGTCGTGGGCGTGGTGGCGCTCGTGGTTTTTGATATTCTTCGGCTGCTCGGTCATGGGCGCGGGGTTCGTGTTGTTCGTCAATCCCTACAATTTCGTGCCGGGCGGGGTCTACGGTATGGGTATTGTGCTGCACAATCTTTTCCCGTCGATTCAGGTGGGAACCTTCGGCTACATGTTCGACATACCGCTGATGCTGATTGCGATGCTGGTTTTCGGCGGCGGATTCGGGACGCGGACGGTGCTGGCGGCGCTCTATACGCCGGGTTTCATGAACATTCTCACGCGGCTGGTCTACCCGACCCCCGAAGCGGTCGAGTTGCTGGACCCGTCGCAGCTGCTGGGCGGCCGTCTGGATCTTTCGAACGACCTGTTGCTGACGTGCGTCATCGGTGCGGTCGTGATCGGCGTGGGCCAGGGCATCGTCGTGCGTCAGCAGGCCACGACGGGCGGTACGGACATCGTGGGAATGTTGTTGCAGAAGTTTGCGGGGATCAAGTTCTCGACGGGTATTTTCCTGGCGGACGGATTCGTGGTGCTGTCGGGCCTTGCGGTGATCGGCTTCGGTCTCGGCACGGGCGAGGCGGCTTCGAACGGGTGGATGCTGACGCTCTATTCGCTCATTACGATCTACATTTCGTCGCGCGTGGTGGCCTACCTGCTCGACGGAGCGTCGTACGACAAGCTGCTGTTCATCATCAGCGACCATCACGAGGAGATCAAGCGCTTTATCATCGAGGATATGGAGCGGGGTGCCACCTACCTGAAAGGCAAGGGGATGTTCACCGACCGGGACAAGGATGTGATCTTCCTGGTGATCAGCCGCAAGGAGGTTCATCTGGTCCAGAACCGCATTCGGGAGATCGATCCGCGGGCGTTCGTGGTGGTAACCGACGCCTACGAGACCTTCGGCGAGGGCTTCAAGCAGTTCCCGGACAAGAACCAGATCCAGGCCGAATAG
- the miaB gene encoding tRNA (N6-isopentenyl adenosine(37)-C2)-methylthiotransferase MiaB, producing the protein MEINTNTLRPLQGDGKKLFIETYGCQMNVGDTEIVVSLMQQEGYVYTERIDEADIILINTCSIRDNAEQRIWGRLAEMRGLRRRHPGLIVGILGCMAERLREKLLEGPSGVDVVAGPDAYRDLPRLVREAEAGGKGVNVLLSTEETYAEVAPVRLDRNGVSAFVAIMRGCNNFCSYCVVPYTRGRERSREASTIVAEAQSLFDNGYREVTLLGQNVNSYRTGDVDFPELLRRVASISPLLRVRFATSHPKDMSDRLLETMASMPNICRSIHLPAQSGSTAMLERMNRKYTREWYLDRIAAIRRYLPDCSITTDLIAGFSGETEADHRETLSLMREVGYDFAYMFKYSERPGTFAQKHLGDDVPEEVKSRRLQEIIALQNELGLASYRRDVGREFEVLVEGASKRNPNQLSGRTSQNKVVVFDRGGHRAGEYVRVRITGCTAATLFGEAM; encoded by the coding sequence ATGGAAATAAATACGAATACACTGCGTCCCCTGCAGGGGGACGGAAAAAAACTCTTTATCGAGACCTACGGCTGCCAGATGAATGTCGGCGATACGGAGATCGTGGTCTCGCTGATGCAGCAGGAGGGATACGTCTATACGGAGCGGATCGACGAGGCGGACATCATCCTGATCAATACGTGCTCGATCCGCGACAATGCCGAACAGCGCATCTGGGGCCGCCTGGCCGAGATGAGGGGCCTTCGCCGCCGACACCCGGGTCTGATTGTGGGAATCCTGGGCTGCATGGCCGAACGGCTGCGCGAGAAACTGCTCGAAGGACCTTCGGGGGTGGATGTCGTGGCGGGTCCGGATGCCTATCGGGACCTTCCGCGCCTGGTTCGCGAGGCCGAGGCGGGCGGCAAGGGGGTGAACGTCCTCCTCTCGACGGAGGAGACCTACGCCGAGGTGGCTCCCGTGCGCCTGGACCGCAACGGCGTGAGCGCCTTTGTGGCGATCATGCGGGGCTGCAACAACTTCTGCTCCTACTGCGTGGTTCCCTACACGCGGGGCCGCGAGCGGAGCCGCGAGGCCTCGACGATCGTTGCCGAGGCGCAGAGCCTCTTCGACAACGGCTACCGGGAGGTGACGCTCCTGGGCCAGAACGTCAACTCCTACCGCACGGGGGACGTCGACTTTCCGGAGCTGCTGCGGCGCGTAGCGTCGATTTCGCCGCTGCTGCGCGTTCGTTTCGCCACGTCGCACCCCAAGGATATGAGCGACCGCTTGCTCGAAACGATGGCTTCGATGCCGAACATCTGCCGGTCGATCCACCTCCCGGCACAGTCGGGCTCGACGGCGATGCTCGAACGCATGAACCGCAAATATACGCGCGAATGGTACCTCGACCGCATTGCCGCCATCCGGCGCTACTTGCCGGATTGCTCGATCACCACGGACCTCATTGCGGGCTTCTCGGGCGAGACCGAAGCGGATCACCGCGAGACGTTGTCGCTGATGCGCGAGGTGGGTTACGACTTCGCCTACATGTTCAAGTATTCGGAACGTCCGGGAACTTTTGCGCAGAAACACCTTGGCGACGACGTGCCCGAGGAGGTGAAGTCGCGGCGCCTGCAGGAGATCATCGCGCTGCAGAACGAACTGGGCCTGGCAAGCTACCGCCGCGACGTGGGCCGGGAGTTCGAGGTACTGGTCGAGGGTGCGTCGAAGCGCAACCCGAACCAGTTGTCGGGCCGGACGTCGCAGAACAAGGTGGTGGTCTTCGACCGGGGCGGCCATCGCGCGGGCGAATACGTGCGGGTGCGCATTACGGGCTGCACGGCGGCGACGCTCTTCGGCGAGGCCATGTGA
- a CDS encoding DEAD/DEAH box helicase: protein MRFDELDLEDEILDGLEDMNFYEMTPVQEHTIPVILEGRDLIGCAQTGTGKTAAYTLPLLNRLLLEGNEENVVKSLIIVPTRELALQIDQQFQGFSYYAPISTTVVYGGGDGKGWDLQKNGMLNGSDVVIATPGRMISHLQNSHVDLSHVECLILDEADRMLDMGFSDDIMKIISYLPRERQTIMFSATLPPKIRELAKTILRNPAEVNIAISKPNEAIDQSAYVCYESQKLGIIRELFAEPAESKTIIFSSSKLKVKELAHTLKRMKLDVAAMHSDLDQSQREEVMLNFKNNKVKILVATDIVARGIDIEDIGLVINYDVPHDPEDYIHRIGRTARAAATGSAITFVNEEEQGKFHQIEKFIEREIRKAELPASVGEGPKYEPEEGRKRGGRGGRGRSRSKGGDGRGHGRGRRDRLRDKPRGGSSSREREPGGDAPRGSAGTSGASVPQSAGAASSGNSGVSAPTAPAAPAVSGAAAPEGDKPRKRRHRGGRHRRRGKGSPEGGNASGRVEANPSDGE, encoded by the coding sequence ATGCGTTTTGACGAACTGGACCTGGAGGATGAGATCCTCGACGGTCTCGAAGATATGAATTTTTACGAAATGACGCCCGTTCAGGAGCACACCATCCCGGTGATCCTCGAAGGGCGCGACCTGATCGGCTGTGCGCAGACCGGTACGGGCAAGACGGCGGCCTATACGCTTCCGCTGCTGAACCGGCTGCTGCTGGAGGGCAACGAGGAGAATGTGGTGAAGTCGCTGATCATCGTTCCGACGCGCGAGCTGGCGCTGCAGATCGACCAGCAGTTCCAGGGTTTTTCGTATTATGCTCCGATCTCGACGACGGTGGTCTACGGGGGCGGCGACGGCAAGGGCTGGGACCTGCAGAAGAACGGGATGCTGAACGGTTCGGACGTGGTGATCGCCACGCCGGGCCGGATGATTTCGCACCTGCAGAACAGCCACGTAGACCTTTCTCACGTGGAGTGCCTGATTCTCGACGAGGCGGACCGGATGTTGGACATGGGTTTCAGCGACGACATCATGAAGATCATCTCCTATCTGCCCCGGGAGCGTCAGACGATCATGTTTTCGGCGACGCTTCCGCCGAAGATCCGCGAGTTGGCGAAGACGATCCTGCGGAATCCTGCGGAGGTGAACATCGCGATTTCGAAACCCAACGAGGCGATCGACCAGTCGGCCTACGTCTGCTATGAAAGCCAGAAACTGGGAATTATCCGGGAGCTGTTCGCCGAACCTGCGGAGTCGAAGACGATCATCTTCTCGTCGTCGAAGCTGAAGGTCAAGGAGCTGGCGCATACGCTCAAGCGGATGAAACTCGACGTGGCAGCGATGCATTCGGACCTCGACCAGTCGCAGCGTGAGGAGGTGATGCTGAATTTCAAGAATAACAAGGTGAAGATCCTCGTGGCGACGGACATCGTGGCGCGGGGAATCGACATCGAGGATATAGGCCTGGTGATCAACTACGACGTTCCGCACGATCCGGAGGATTACATCCACCGCATCGGCCGCACGGCGCGTGCTGCGGCGACGGGCAGCGCCATTACGTTTGTCAACGAGGAGGAGCAGGGCAAGTTCCACCAGATTGAGAAGTTCATCGAGCGGGAGATCCGCAAGGCGGAGCTTCCGGCGAGTGTGGGCGAGGGCCCGAAATACGAGCCGGAGGAGGGCCGCAAGCGGGGCGGACGCGGAGGCCGGGGCCGGAGCCGCAGCAAGGGCGGCGACGGTCGCGGACATGGCCGCGGACGGCGGGATCGCCTGCGTGACAAGCCGCGCGGCGGGTCTTCGTCGCGCGAAAGAGAGCCGGGAGGCGATGCTCCGCGCGGGAGTGCCGGGACCTCCGGGGCTTCCGTGCCGCAATCGGCCGGAGCGGCATCTTCTGGAAATTCAGGGGTTTCGGCACCGACCGCACCGGCCGCACCGGCCGTTTCGGGCGCAGCAGCCCCGGAGGGGGATAAGCCTCGCAAGCGCCGCCACCGCGGAGGCCGTCATCGTCGTCGCGGAAAGGGGTCTCCGGAGGGCGGCAATGCTTCGGGGCGTGTCGAGGCGAATCCGTCGGACGGCGAATAA
- a CDS encoding acyltransferase has translation MENHASAAFADSKPHYELLDGLRGVAALVVIWYHVFEGFATSPVDQRFNHGYLAVDFFFILSGFVVGYAYDDRWKRRALTLTDFIKRRLIRLHPMVVLGAVLGAVTFCLQGSVQWDGTPVSFSSVLLALLLGLFLIPALPGSAPEVRGNGEMYPLNGPTWSLFFEYIGNLCYALFLRRLPTRWLAGFVTLTGAGLAAFAVGNGSGYGHLGVGWSLADHNLVGGSLRLLFAFPMGLLLSRVFRPVAVRGAFWICSLAIVGLLSVPYVGDGTVPWMNGLYDTVCVLVLFPLLVWLGASGRATDRKTSGICKFLGDISYPVYVIHYPFMYLFYAWLWRGDAIPFAEAWPVAAGLFVGSILLAWMVLKVYDEPVRRWLTRRFLQRR, from the coding sequence ATGGAAAATCACGCTTCAGCCGCATTTGCGGACTCGAAACCTCACTACGAACTGCTGGACGGCCTGCGCGGCGTGGCGGCGCTGGTCGTGATCTGGTACCACGTTTTCGAGGGCTTTGCGACGAGTCCCGTGGACCAACGTTTCAATCATGGTTATCTGGCCGTTGATTTCTTCTTTATCCTTTCGGGCTTTGTCGTCGGGTACGCCTACGATGACCGCTGGAAGCGTCGCGCACTCACGCTGACGGACTTCATCAAGCGCCGTTTGATCCGTCTGCACCCGATGGTGGTGCTGGGCGCGGTGCTGGGTGCGGTGACCTTCTGCCTGCAGGGCAGTGTGCAGTGGGACGGCACGCCGGTGTCCTTTTCGTCGGTGCTGCTGGCGCTGTTGTTGGGGCTTTTCCTGATTCCGGCGTTGCCCGGTTCGGCTCCCGAGGTGCGTGGCAACGGCGAGATGTACCCGCTCAACGGTCCCACGTGGTCGTTGTTCTTCGAATACATCGGCAATTTGTGTTATGCACTCTTTCTGCGCCGTCTTCCGACGCGCTGGCTGGCGGGTTTCGTCACGCTGACGGGTGCGGGTCTGGCAGCTTTTGCGGTGGGCAACGGCTCGGGATACGGGCATCTCGGTGTGGGGTGGTCGCTGGCGGACCATAATCTCGTCGGAGGTTCCCTGCGTCTGCTGTTTGCCTTTCCGATGGGTTTGCTGCTGTCTCGGGTTTTCAGGCCCGTGGCCGTTCGGGGAGCCTTCTGGATCTGCAGCCTGGCAATCGTCGGGCTGCTCAGCGTTCCCTACGTCGGAGATGGTACGGTTCCGTGGATGAACGGCCTTTACGATACGGTGTGCGTCCTTGTGCTTTTCCCGCTGCTGGTCTGGCTCGGGGCTTCGGGACGGGCCACCGACCGGAAGACATCCGGTATCTGCAAATTCCTGGGAGATATCTCCTATCCGGTTTATGTGATACATTATCCCTTCATGTATCTCTTTTATGCCTGGCTGTGGCGCGGGGATGCAATTCCCTTCGCAGAGGCCTGGCCGGTAGCTGCGGGTTTGTTTGTCGGGTCGATCCTGCTGGCCTGGATGGTATTGAAAGTCTATGATGAGCCGGTTCGCCGGTGGTTGACGCGGCGTTTCCTGCAGAGGAGGTAA
- the der gene encoding ribosome biogenesis GTPase Der encodes MMSLVAIVGRPNVGKSTLFNRLVGERKAIVDATAGTTRDRHYGKTDWNGREFSVIDTGGYTVNSEDIFEDEIRRQVLLAIDEADVILFLVEVRTGITDLDMLMADILRRTSKKVILVCNKVDTNDLIFSSHEFYALGLGDPYCISSMSGSGTGDLMDAILAALPADAASEEDENLPHITIVGRPNVGKSSLTNALLGQERNIVTSIAGTTRDSIHTRYNKFGMDFYLVDTAGMRKKGKTMEDLEFYSVMRSIRAIENSDVCILMLDAQQGLEAQDLNIHNLIVRNRKGCVIVVNKWDLIEKDNNTMKEWTEFLKKRLAPFNDIPIIFTSVLNKQRILDVLQTAIRVYQSRKRRIATSELNDFLLPLIENYPPPATKGKYIKIKYVTQLPTPTPQFAFFVNLPQYIKEPYRRFLENNIRDHWDFSGVPMQIYFRQK; translated from the coding sequence ATCATGAGCCTCGTAGCAATCGTCGGACGCCCCAACGTCGGAAAAAGCACCCTCTTCAACCGCCTCGTCGGTGAACGAAAGGCCATCGTCGATGCGACGGCCGGTACGACCCGAGACCGCCATTACGGAAAAACCGACTGGAACGGCCGCGAATTCTCCGTAATCGACACCGGAGGATACACCGTCAACTCGGAGGATATTTTCGAAGACGAGATCCGCCGCCAGGTCCTCCTGGCCATCGACGAGGCCGACGTGATCCTCTTCCTCGTCGAGGTCCGCACCGGAATCACAGACCTCGACATGCTCATGGCTGACATCCTCCGCCGAACCTCCAAGAAGGTGATTCTCGTCTGCAACAAGGTCGACACCAACGACCTGATATTCAGTTCACACGAATTCTATGCCCTCGGGCTCGGGGACCCCTACTGCATCAGCTCGATGTCCGGAAGCGGAACCGGGGACCTCATGGATGCCATCCTCGCGGCTCTTCCCGCAGACGCCGCCTCCGAAGAGGACGAAAACCTGCCCCATATCACCATCGTGGGACGCCCCAATGTCGGAAAATCATCCCTCACGAACGCCCTGCTCGGTCAGGAACGCAACATCGTAACCTCCATTGCCGGAACAACCCGCGACTCCATCCACACCCGATACAACAAATTCGGCATGGATTTCTACCTCGTGGACACCGCAGGTATGCGCAAAAAGGGCAAAACCATGGAGGACCTCGAATTCTACTCCGTAATGCGGTCGATCCGCGCCATCGAGAACTCCGACGTCTGCATCCTGATGCTCGACGCTCAGCAGGGACTCGAAGCCCAGGACCTGAATATCCACAACCTCATTGTCCGCAACCGAAAGGGATGTGTGATCGTCGTCAACAAGTGGGACCTCATCGAAAAGGACAACAATACGATGAAGGAGTGGACCGAATTCCTCAAGAAGAGACTCGCGCCGTTCAACGACATTCCGATCATCTTCACCTCGGTACTCAACAAGCAGCGCATCCTCGACGTGCTCCAGACTGCCATCCGGGTCTACCAGTCGCGCAAGCGCCGCATCGCCACCTCCGAACTGAACGACTTCCTGCTGCCCCTGATCGAGAACTACCCGCCCCCCGCAACCAAGGGCAAGTACATCAAAATCAAGTACGTCACGCAGTTGCCGACACCCACGCCGCAGTTTGCCTTCTTCGTCAATCTGCCCCAGTACATCAAGGAACCCTATCGGCGCTTCCTCGAAAACAATATCCGCGACCACTGGGATTTTTCAGGGGTCCCGATGCAGATCTACTTCAGGCAGAAGTAA